A stretch of the Candidatus Jettenia sp. AMX2 genome encodes the following:
- a CDS encoding radical SAM protein translates to MPDTVPQFSSKVWRSPNLGISSIAGNIHPHHEVLLADLILKRENLLSSVKEIIDKYQPEVVGLSAMTFQFKTAERIATFIKSLQKDIKIVIGGYHATLMYEEIASSSENNPFDYIIRGEGESTFRDMLDAIEGKLRWEDIAGLSYRHNGTFLHNAPRTLENLNTLQVPRRDARIWKGYFFSGKGLDMIETSRGCTMTCNFCSMNHMYGRTFRTYHFDRIMLDLANAKKNDARYIAFADDNITLHVKRFELLCDAIIAAKHNDLRYIVQASTTGIASSRTLAKKMAHAGIRIVFLGIENVSEQNLRLMNKGNILEKTKRAVDYLHKNNILIVGGMIIGHPDDKEEDIAQNFEFFDKFNIDFFGEQIITPYPKTGIREMLVREGLVTNLDDYSKYNGFWANVKTKYLSSEDLQFLRWKYKRRYSTFFKTTPVFKANFPMLNLLRICILRPFYRIKNFFSSLGKTEYAIFRKDIDNLLKTNNFFDNKTE, encoded by the coding sequence ATGCCAGACACAGTACCACAGTTTTCCTCCAAGGTATGGAGATCTCCCAACCTGGGAATTTCTTCTATCGCCGGGAACATTCACCCACATCACGAAGTGCTCCTGGCGGATTTAATCCTTAAAAGAGAAAATTTACTTTCTTCGGTAAAAGAGATCATTGATAAATATCAACCGGAGGTGGTTGGACTCAGTGCAATGACTTTCCAATTTAAAACGGCTGAAAGAATTGCAACTTTTATAAAAAGCTTACAAAAAGATATCAAAATTGTTATCGGAGGTTATCATGCAACACTTATGTATGAGGAAATTGCATCTTCTTCCGAAAACAATCCTTTTGATTATATCATTCGCGGGGAAGGCGAGAGTACTTTTCGTGATATGTTGGATGCCATTGAGGGAAAACTGAGATGGGAAGATATTGCCGGCCTGTCGTATCGCCATAATGGTACTTTTCTCCATAATGCACCGAGGACTTTAGAAAACCTGAACACCTTACAGGTTCCACGTCGGGATGCACGTATTTGGAAAGGTTACTTTTTTTCCGGAAAAGGTCTGGACATGATCGAAACTTCACGTGGTTGCACAATGACTTGCAATTTTTGCAGTATGAACCATATGTACGGACGTACATTCAGGACATACCACTTTGACAGAATTATGCTTGATCTTGCAAATGCCAAAAAGAACGACGCAAGATATATAGCATTTGCAGATGATAATATTACTCTGCATGTAAAGAGATTCGAATTATTATGTGATGCAATTATTGCAGCAAAGCACAACGATTTACGATATATTGTTCAGGCAAGTACAACAGGTATAGCTTCCTCCCGAACCTTAGCCAAAAAGATGGCCCATGCCGGAATTCGGATTGTGTTTTTGGGGATTGAAAATGTATCAGAACAAAACCTCAGGCTGATGAACAAAGGAAACATTCTGGAAAAAACAAAGAGAGCCGTTGACTATTTACACAAAAACAATATCTTAATTGTGGGAGGTATGATTATTGGCCATCCAGATGATAAAGAAGAGGATATTGCACAAAATTTTGAATTTTTTGATAAATTTAATATTGACTTTTTTGGTGAACAGATCATTACGCCATACCCAAAAACAGGTATAAGAGAAATGCTGGTCAGGGAAGGTTTGGTTACGAATCTTGATGATTATAGTAAATATAATGGCTTTTGGGCAAATGTTAAAACTAAATATCTTTCATCAGAGGATTTACAGTTTCTACGATGGAAATATAAACGTAGGTATTCTACTTTTTTTAAAACAACCCCTGTATTTAAGGCTAATTTCCCAATGCTCAATTTACTCCGCATATGTATTCTCAGACCGTTCTACCGCATAAAAAATTTCTTTTCTTCTTTAGGCAAAACTGAATATGCCATATTCAGAAAGGATATAGACAACCTCCTTAAGACAAATAATTTCTTTGATAATAAGACAGAATAG
- a CDS encoding lysophospholipid acyltransferase family protein — protein sequence MYKFYQIVFTIYSWAVFIFLWILSTLTSLVLSVDSNNKEKVFNVIERFFSRIAFKLIGMRVEIQGTENIPRDEHVIFISNHQSMMDIKLSLAYIPVNISFISKDTVFHIPILGTYMKASGHISIQRNDDKKAYVTLLAAVKKLTEKKSLVVFPEGTRSEDGRLGPFKRGVSLIILKSGRRVIPMAISGSSTFMPKHGWLSYPEKRNIKISFGNPLSFDTSRNDREYTIKIIDTLHRKVSELLR from the coding sequence ATGTACAAATTTTATCAAATAGTATTTACCATATATTCATGGGCTGTATTCATTTTCCTTTGGATTCTCTCAACTCTTACATCTTTAGTTTTAAGTGTAGATTCGAACAATAAGGAAAAGGTATTTAATGTAATAGAAAGATTTTTTAGCCGCATTGCATTTAAGCTTATAGGAATGAGAGTTGAGATACAGGGAACAGAAAATATCCCCAGGGATGAACATGTTATCTTTATATCAAATCACCAAAGTATGATGGATATCAAACTTTCCCTCGCATATATACCAGTTAATATCAGTTTTATATCAAAAGATACCGTTTTTCATATTCCCATATTAGGGACATATATGAAAGCATCGGGACATATCTCTATACAAAGAAATGACGACAAAAAGGCCTATGTAACACTTCTGGCAGCTGTTAAAAAACTTACAGAAAAAAAATCACTTGTAGTATTTCCGGAAGGAACAAGAAGCGAAGATGGAAGGTTGGGACCGTTTAAGCGAGGGGTTTCGCTTATTATTTTAAAGTCTGGAAGAAGAGTAATCCCTATGGCAATTTCCGGTAGTAGTACATTTATGCCAAAACATGGATGGCTATCTTATCCAGAAAAGCGAAATATCAAAATATCATTCGGAAATCCCTTGTCTTTTGATACTTCAAGGAATGACAGAGAATACACTATCAAAATAATAGATACTCTGCATAGAAAGGTATCAGAATTGTTGCGATAG